A single genomic interval of Arthrobacter sp. NicSoilB8 harbors:
- a CDS encoding aldose 1-epimerase family protein, whose translation MLNKTVQDQTLQNETPQNETLQDQSISPMGENFELHATLGGRRQRAVVTEIAASLRALEIDGIALLQDYPAESGPPSCAGWVLVPWPNRVADGQWTYDGDPQQLDITEPGNGNALHGLLFDASYTVTHRTPDSITLAADVTPARGYPFELATAVRYQLTEDGLRVTHSLTNTGSRAAPAAVGAHPFLKLGAVPTEDLTLVINADTHIEVDNRLNPTGATADVHGTRHDFRTGQRVGAVALDDAWSNVRREPDGSSLHYLQAPDGSQVQLFMDASFGYIQAFTTRVFPTDGGPVTAVAVEPMTAPADALNSGEGLRWLAPGETWRLSWGIRYRLP comes from the coding sequence GTGCTGAACAAAACCGTGCAGGACCAGACCCTGCAGAACGAGACCCCGCAGAACGAAACCCTGCAGGACCAGAGCATTTCGCCGATGGGCGAGAACTTTGAACTTCACGCCACGCTCGGAGGCCGCCGCCAAAGGGCAGTCGTGACGGAAATCGCCGCCAGCCTGCGCGCCCTCGAAATCGACGGCATCGCCCTCCTGCAGGACTACCCCGCCGAGTCCGGGCCGCCGTCGTGCGCCGGCTGGGTCCTCGTCCCGTGGCCCAACCGGGTGGCCGACGGCCAGTGGACCTACGACGGCGATCCGCAGCAGCTGGACATCACGGAACCGGGCAACGGCAATGCCCTGCACGGGCTGCTGTTCGACGCCTCGTACACCGTCACGCACCGAACGCCGGACAGTATCACGCTCGCTGCCGATGTCACGCCTGCCCGGGGTTACCCCTTCGAACTCGCCACGGCGGTCCGCTACCAGCTCACAGAGGACGGGCTTCGTGTCACCCACAGCCTGACCAATACGGGCAGCCGGGCTGCCCCGGCCGCAGTCGGAGCGCACCCCTTCCTCAAGCTGGGCGCTGTGCCGACGGAAGACCTGACGCTCGTCATCAATGCGGACACCCATATCGAGGTCGATAACCGGCTGAACCCGACGGGCGCCACGGCAGATGTTCACGGGACCCGGCACGATTTCAGGACCGGCCAACGAGTCGGCGCCGTCGCCCTCGACGATGCGTGGAGTAACGTCCGCCGGGAACCGGACGGCAGCTCGCTGCACTATCTTCAAGCCCCGGACGGCAGCCAGGTGCAACTGTTCATGGACGCGTCCTTCGGCTACATTCAGGCTTTCACCACCCGCGTCTTCCCCACCGACGGCGGCCCGGTCACGGCAGTGGCCGTGGAACCGATGACGGCCCCTGCCGATGCCCTCAACAGCGGCGAAGGCCTGCGCTGGCTGGCCCCCGGCGAGACGTGGAGACTTAGCTGGGGTATCCGCTACCGGCTGCCCTGA
- a CDS encoding DUF4386 domain-containing protein translates to MKKFGTDHGPRPSAGPGHLPPPRAPLRLAATLAFAGFAVSVAAGLLHADTASANDHPATFAEYARSGIWTAVHLGQFAGMALLIAGLLVLLVVLKAPDGAMAWTARFGAVAAVAALALYAALQAVDGVALKHAVDAWAAAAEPEKAARFAAAEGIRWLEWGMRSYQSFVLGAALILTGAVVIGARRVSRLVGYLMALSGLAYLAQGWITGAEGFSPANTIPTLSGIVLILVWSVWLLVSAWFGRDAPDRDPGRG, encoded by the coding sequence ATGAAGAAGTTCGGAACAGATCACGGTCCGCGGCCGTCGGCCGGACCGGGGCACCTGCCGCCACCCCGTGCGCCGTTGCGCCTCGCCGCCACCCTGGCATTTGCCGGCTTCGCGGTGTCCGTGGCGGCCGGGCTGCTTCATGCCGATACCGCCAGCGCCAACGACCACCCGGCGACCTTCGCGGAGTACGCCCGGAGTGGCATCTGGACGGCGGTCCACTTGGGCCAGTTCGCCGGCATGGCGCTTCTCATTGCCGGGCTGCTGGTCCTGCTGGTGGTCCTGAAGGCACCGGACGGGGCCATGGCCTGGACGGCCCGCTTCGGCGCGGTGGCGGCCGTCGCGGCGCTGGCACTGTATGCCGCGCTCCAAGCCGTCGACGGAGTTGCCCTCAAGCACGCCGTGGATGCCTGGGCTGCCGCCGCGGAACCGGAGAAGGCAGCCCGGTTTGCCGCCGCCGAGGGCATCCGCTGGCTGGAGTGGGGCATGCGCAGCTACCAGAGCTTCGTGTTGGGCGCGGCGCTGATCCTGACCGGTGCCGTGGTCATCGGGGCGCGCCGTGTTTCCCGGCTGGTCGGGTACCTCATGGCATTGTCCGGGCTGGCCTACCTGGCGCAGGGCTGGATCACCGGGGCGGAAGGCTTCTCCCCGGCGAACACAATTCCCACGCTCTCGGGCATCGTCCTGATCCTGGTGTGGTCCGTGTGGCTGCTGGTGAGCGCCTGGTTCGGCAGGGATGCGCCCGACCGCGACCCGGGACGCGGGTAA
- a CDS encoding VOC family protein, translated as MELRLEVVQVPVSDVDRAKAFYTDKLGFVLDHDVKHIPGMRVVQLTPPGSATSIVIGTGMTSMVPGSLEGLQLVVPDMDAARSELLLRGAPVSEAQDMGGFAFAYFSDPDGNRWVIQEIPAKDMQSRQ; from the coding sequence ATGGAACTCCGCCTCGAGGTCGTCCAGGTACCCGTCTCCGACGTGGACCGGGCCAAGGCCTTCTACACCGACAAGCTCGGCTTCGTGCTGGATCACGACGTCAAACACATCCCCGGAATGCGGGTCGTCCAGCTCACCCCGCCCGGTTCAGCAACCTCCATTGTCATCGGAACCGGGATGACCAGCATGGTCCCCGGCAGCCTGGAAGGCCTCCAGCTGGTTGTCCCGGACATGGATGCCGCCCGGAGCGAGCTGCTCCTACGAGGCGCGCCCGTCAGTGAGGCACAGGACATGGGCGGGTTTGCCTTCGCGTATTTCAGCGATCCCGACGGCAACCGCTGGGTGATCCAGGAGATTCCGGCCAAGGACATGCAAAGCCGCCAATAG
- a CDS encoding bifunctional 4-hydroxy-2-oxoglutarate aldolase/2-dehydro-3-deoxy-phosphogluconate aldolase — MEHTLLNDWFADDFFRVPVIAVLRGLTPAEAVRSASRAWDAGVQHVEVTIETPEAVPALAAVARAAAERGAAVGAGTIVRIEQLDAAASANASFTVSPGLDEGIIQESIRRGIPHLPGVATASEILRARAFGLAWLKAFPASVLGPDWVKAMKGPFPDVHFVATGGMKAATAGTYLSAGVSVVGLSSDFSSDAGAAAVRELLASTTRTTTGV; from the coding sequence TTGGAACACACACTGCTGAACGACTGGTTTGCCGACGACTTCTTCCGGGTACCCGTCATTGCCGTGCTCCGTGGCCTGACACCGGCCGAAGCAGTCCGCTCCGCCAGCAGGGCCTGGGACGCCGGTGTGCAGCACGTCGAAGTCACGATCGAAACACCTGAAGCTGTCCCCGCGCTTGCCGCCGTCGCGAGGGCCGCGGCGGAACGCGGCGCAGCTGTGGGCGCCGGAACCATTGTCCGAATCGAGCAACTGGACGCCGCAGCTTCGGCCAACGCGTCTTTCACGGTTTCCCCAGGCTTGGATGAAGGAATCATCCAAGAGAGCATCCGCCGTGGCATCCCGCACCTCCCGGGCGTGGCCACCGCGAGCGAGATACTCCGTGCGCGGGCCTTCGGCCTTGCCTGGCTCAAAGCGTTCCCCGCCTCGGTTCTCGGTCCCGACTGGGTCAAGGCCATGAAGGGGCCGTTCCCGGACGTGCACTTCGTGGCCACGGGCGGTATGAAAGCAGCAACGGCCGGCACCTACCTGTCCGCCGGGGTCAGCGTCGTAGGACTGAGTTCCGACTTCTCCTCCGACGCCGGGGCCGCCGCGGTCCGGGAACTTCTTGCATCGACCACGAGGACCACCACAGGCGTGTAG
- a CDS encoding sugar kinase — translation MSLDVLCVGETMAVITPAKAEPLSRAGECLLGFGGAESNVAAHLAEFGYSTGWASRLGQDPFGDRIADGLAARGVDVSLVARDSTAPTGVYFKDPDLGHGARTLYYRAGSAASAMAPEDSGGWPLEQTGWIHTSGINAALSASCAALTAHLLAQASAKGYRVSFDVNYRPALWGVDVAGPRLLELAGRATVVLVGLDEAETLWGCTTAEQVSVLLPGPRHLVVKDAASEAVEFVREQGVGESAYRMPARRVDVVEPVGAGDAFAAGYLAGLLRGDKPEDRLGLGHSLAAWTLGTRADFRPGHGTRPRNDDAGQRHTSVG, via the coding sequence ATGAGCCTGGACGTGCTCTGCGTGGGAGAAACCATGGCCGTGATTACTCCCGCGAAAGCCGAACCCCTCAGCCGGGCCGGGGAATGCCTGCTGGGCTTCGGCGGAGCAGAGTCCAACGTCGCTGCGCATCTGGCCGAATTCGGGTACAGCACCGGATGGGCCAGCCGCCTCGGCCAGGACCCGTTCGGTGACCGGATCGCGGACGGCCTGGCCGCCCGGGGCGTCGACGTCAGCCTGGTCGCCCGCGACAGCACCGCCCCCACGGGCGTGTACTTCAAGGACCCCGATCTGGGCCACGGTGCCAGGACGCTTTACTACCGGGCCGGGTCGGCGGCCTCGGCCATGGCGCCGGAGGATTCCGGCGGATGGCCGCTCGAGCAGACCGGCTGGATCCACACCAGCGGCATCAACGCCGCACTGTCCGCCAGCTGCGCGGCGCTGACGGCGCACCTCCTCGCCCAGGCCAGCGCGAAGGGCTACAGGGTCTCCTTCGACGTCAACTACCGCCCCGCCCTGTGGGGCGTCGACGTCGCCGGACCGCGTCTTTTGGAGCTGGCCGGCAGGGCAACAGTGGTCCTCGTGGGGCTGGATGAAGCAGAAACCTTATGGGGCTGCACCACCGCCGAACAGGTTTCGGTCCTCCTTCCCGGCCCCCGTCATCTGGTCGTCAAGGACGCGGCAAGCGAGGCGGTCGAATTTGTCCGGGAACAGGGCGTGGGCGAGAGCGCCTATCGGATGCCGGCCCGCCGCGTCGACGTCGTCGAGCCTGTGGGCGCGGGCGACGCGTTCGCGGCCGGCTATCTGGCCGGGCTTCTTCGCGGGGACAAACCTGAGGACAGGCTGGGCCTGGGGCATTCTCTTGCTGCATGGACCCTGGGCACCCGTGCCGACTTCCGGCCCGGGCACGGAACCAGACCCCGCAACGACGACGCCGGGCAGCGTCACACAAGCGTGGGCTGA